From Chryseobacterium sp. H1D6B, a single genomic window includes:
- a CDS encoding serine acetyltransferase, with product MAEKYSILQKDFYRESGRWLSTFEIWAKCVNPNLHFIYILRTAQKYKKRSILGMFWKIVLRHHQIKYGFQIYPETEIGEGFYLGHWGALVINPKAKIGKNCNIAQGVTIGQQNRGKNEGFPIIGDEVWIGTNAVIVGGITIGNNVLIAPNSYINFDIPENSIAVGNPAKIYQKQDATDGYINNKV from the coding sequence ATGGCAGAAAAATACTCCATTCTTCAAAAGGATTTTTACCGTGAAAGCGGCAGATGGCTTTCAACGTTTGAAATCTGGGCAAAATGTGTCAACCCGAATCTTCATTTTATTTATATCCTGCGGACAGCTCAGAAGTATAAAAAAAGATCAATACTGGGAATGTTCTGGAAAATTGTATTGAGGCACCATCAAATCAAATACGGATTTCAGATCTATCCTGAAACTGAAATTGGAGAAGGATTTTATCTTGGGCACTGGGGAGCATTAGTGATTAATCCTAAAGCTAAAATCGGGAAAAACTGCAATATTGCCCAAGGAGTAACTATCGGACAGCAGAATCGCGGAAAAAATGAAGGTTTCCCAATAATCGGCGATGAAGTCTGGATCGGAACCAATGCCGTAATAGTCGGCGGAATTACTATTGGAAACAATGTATTAATCGCACCCAACTCCTATATTAATTTTGATATTCCAGAGAACTCGATAGCCGTTGGAAATCCTGCAAAAATTTATCAAAAACAAGATGCTACGGATGGATATATCAATAACAAGGTATAA
- a CDS encoding MBOAT family protein produces the protein MLFNSIGFLVFLPIVFILYWFIFNKKYQYQNLLILLASFYFYACWDWRFLFLLLFSIGLDFFSGLQIEKSKTKKEAKFWLALSIIINLGFLGFFKYYNFFIESFADLLGGFGFQVNIWLLKVVLPVGISFYTFHGLSYVIDIYKKRIGAEKNFIDYAVFVSYFPLLVAGPIERATHLLPQIQKKRVFNYEQAADGMRQILWGFFKKMVIADNCAPLVNEIFIHYQTESASNLVLGAVLFAFQIYGDFSGYSDIALGVSKLFGIELLKNFAFPYFSRDIAEFWRRWHISLSSWFRDYLYIPLGGSKGGLLMKIRNTFIIFLVSGFWHGANWTFIIWGGLNALYFMPLLIANKNRQNLEVAAMGKLLPSFRDIFNILITFSLTCFAWIFFRAASVTQAVSYIKKIFSSTLFSIPDPVPYKVLGLVVLMLVIEWINRSRAHGLEIDRFSPWIRRILYLIVIYIILRYANFGNNEFIYFQF, from the coding sequence ATGCTATTTAATTCAATCGGATTTTTAGTTTTTTTACCAATAGTCTTCATCCTTTATTGGTTCATATTCAATAAAAAGTATCAATATCAGAATTTACTGATTCTTCTGGCAAGTTTTTATTTTTATGCTTGCTGGGATTGGCGTTTCCTTTTTCTGCTGCTCTTTTCTATCGGTCTGGATTTTTTCTCCGGACTTCAAATAGAAAAAAGCAAAACCAAGAAGGAGGCCAAGTTTTGGCTTGCCCTCAGTATTATTATTAATCTTGGCTTTTTAGGATTCTTTAAATATTATAACTTCTTTATAGAAAGTTTTGCTGATTTGCTGGGCGGTTTTGGCTTTCAAGTTAATATCTGGCTGTTGAAGGTTGTACTCCCTGTAGGAATATCTTTCTATACGTTCCATGGACTTTCTTATGTCATAGATATTTATAAAAAGAGAATTGGAGCAGAAAAAAACTTTATTGACTACGCTGTATTTGTAAGCTACTTCCCATTATTGGTTGCTGGTCCTATTGAAAGGGCAACCCATCTTCTGCCTCAGATTCAGAAGAAAAGGGTCTTTAATTATGAACAGGCAGCAGACGGAATGCGGCAGATTCTATGGGGTTTTTTTAAAAAGATGGTCATTGCGGATAACTGTGCTCCTTTAGTAAATGAGATTTTCATCCATTATCAGACTGAGAGTGCGAGTAATCTAGTATTAGGTGCTGTTTTATTTGCTTTTCAGATCTATGGAGATTTTTCAGGATATTCTGATATTGCATTAGGGGTTTCAAAATTATTTGGAATTGAACTTTTGAAAAATTTTGCATTTCCTTATTTCTCAAGAGATATTGCTGAGTTCTGGAGAAGATGGCACATTTCGTTGTCATCCTGGTTTAGGGATTATCTTTATATTCCCTTGGGAGGCAGTAAAGGAGGACTGTTAATGAAGATTAGAAATACATTTATTATATTTCTCGTCTCGGGATTCTGGCACGGTGCGAATTGGACATTTATCATCTGGGGCGGCCTTAATGCTTTATATTTCATGCCTTTATTGATCGCAAATAAAAACCGTCAGAACCTTGAAGTTGCAGCGATGGGAAAACTTCTGCCGTCTTTTAGGGATATCTTTAATATTCTGATCACCTTCTCTTTAACGTGTTTTGCATGGATATTTTTTAGGGCAGCATCAGTTACACAAGCTGTTTCTTATATAAAAAAAATATTTAGCAGTACATTATTCTCCATTCCGGACCCTGTTCCTTATAAGGTTTTAGGATTAGTGGTGTTAATGCTGGTCATAGAATGGATTAATAGAAGCAGGGCGCATGGGCTGGAAATCGACAGATTCAGTCCTTGGATAAGAAGAATATTATATTTGATAGTTATTTATATCATTCTCCGTTATGCTAATTTCGGAAATAATGAATTTATTTATTTTCAGTTTTAG
- a CDS encoding class I SAM-dependent methyltransferase, producing MSEIQRVLKTFIAYLKRPDLYPELGRKIVKNTVNRKNAFKGKEKTNSWASNEAISQQEAVSRLFGLDISPFQKDFQEILNIAARREKECPIKMGGAGALELIYYACEFTKAQNAVETGVAYGWSSLASLLSLEKRNGTLYSSDMPYLAQDGDQYVGYVVPENLKKFWKLFRFADKESLPKIFAENPVFDVIHYDSDKSYNGRFWAYTELYKHLRSGGVFISDDIGDNSAYQDFCEKNNIKTTVVEFEGKYVGVFIK from the coding sequence GTGAGTGAAATACAAAGAGTTCTCAAAACGTTTATAGCTTATCTTAAAAGACCAGATCTTTATCCTGAACTAGGAAGAAAAATTGTAAAAAACACCGTTAACAGAAAAAATGCCTTTAAAGGCAAAGAAAAAACTAATTCTTGGGCTTCAAATGAGGCAATTTCCCAACAAGAAGCAGTTTCCCGACTTTTTGGACTGGATATAAGCCCTTTTCAAAAAGATTTTCAAGAAATTTTAAATATTGCAGCAAGAAGAGAAAAAGAGTGCCCAATTAAAATGGGAGGCGCCGGTGCGCTGGAACTTATTTATTATGCCTGTGAATTTACTAAAGCACAAAATGCTGTAGAAACAGGAGTTGCTTACGGCTGGTCTTCACTAGCTTCCCTTTTATCTTTAGAAAAAAGAAACGGAACTTTATACAGTTCAGACATGCCTTATCTTGCACAAGATGGAGATCAGTATGTAGGATACGTAGTTCCTGAAAACCTTAAAAAATTCTGGAAATTATTTCGTTTTGCCGATAAAGAATCACTGCCTAAAATTTTTGCGGAGAACCCAGTTTTTGATGTTATACACTATGACTCAGATAAAAGTTATAATGGAAGATTTTGGGCATATACTGAATTATATAAACATTTAAGATCCGGTGGTGTATTTATCAGTGATGATATTGGAGACAACTCTGCTTATCAGGATTTTTGTGAAAAAAATAATATAAAAACGACTGTTGTTGAGTTTGAAGGAAAGTACGTTGGAGTTTTTATAAAGTAG
- a CDS encoding carbonic anhydrase — MSQSYEVIFENNKKWVESKIANDPTFFQELAKTQNPEFLYIGCSDSRVTAEELMGTQPGEVFVTRNIANVVNTLDMSSTAVIQYAVEHLKVKHIIVCGHYNCGGVKAAMTPQDLGLLNPWLRNIRDVYRLHQAELDAIEDEGKRYDRLVELNVQEQCINVIKMACVQERYILEEYPVVHGWVFDLRTGRIIDLEIDFEKVLKDIQKIYNLTNSDWVMSKKSN, encoded by the coding sequence ATGTCACAATCGTACGAAGTTATTTTCGAAAACAACAAGAAATGGGTAGAGTCTAAAATTGCCAATGACCCCACTTTCTTCCAAGAACTAGCAAAAACTCAAAATCCAGAATTCCTGTATATCGGATGCTCGGACAGCAGAGTAACAGCGGAAGAATTAATGGGTACACAGCCAGGTGAGGTTTTTGTAACAAGAAACATTGCCAATGTGGTCAATACTTTGGATATGAGCTCAACAGCTGTTATTCAGTATGCTGTAGAGCATTTAAAAGTAAAACACATTATTGTGTGCGGTCATTACAACTGTGGTGGTGTAAAAGCAGCGATGACACCTCAAGATTTAGGATTATTGAATCCTTGGCTGAGAAACATTCGTGATGTTTACAGACTGCATCAAGCAGAATTAGACGCTATCGAAGACGAAGGTAAACGTTATGACAGACTGGTAGAACTTAATGTTCAAGAGCAGTGCATCAACGTAATTAAAATGGCCTGTGTACAGGAAAGATACATCTTAGAAGAGTATCCAGTGGTACACGGATGGGTATTTGACCTTAGAACCGGAAGAATTATTGATCTAGAGATCGATTTCGAGAAAGTCTTGAAAGACATCCAAAAAATCTATAATCTTACGAATTCTGACTGGGTGATGAGTAAAAAGAGCAATTAA
- a CDS encoding glycosyltransferase family 2 protein, producing MKISVIVPVYNAEKFVSQAVESALQLEEVHEIILVEDKSPDNALQVCRELAEKYDRVKLYQHPDKANHGAGASRNLGLVKATGDFIAFLDADDYYLPNRFDAEKELFKNPEVEGVYGALGVHYYSAKAKEQYYKVFGDRLTTVYKKHSPKEVFPGQMNMKGSFGLFSIDALTIRKDALFKKLDPFFKTHLRLHQDTEFLFRLSYYLDLYPGILDTAVAVRGVHEDNRITAVDTKKIKPSTTKVLLWREVNRWSESENTISEDIKTHIRRMHRSFEIANAPVIKKWGMILKYLITDYPSIRSGLYNINFREYLF from the coding sequence ATGAAAATCTCCGTAATTGTTCCCGTTTATAATGCCGAAAAATTTGTTTCGCAGGCAGTAGAATCAGCACTTCAGTTGGAAGAAGTGCATGAAATTATATTGGTAGAAGATAAATCTCCTGATAATGCACTGCAGGTCTGCCGGGAATTAGCTGAAAAATATGACCGGGTAAAATTATACCAGCATCCCGACAAAGCAAATCACGGAGCCGGAGCATCGAGAAATTTAGGATTGGTAAAAGCAACAGGAGATTTTATTGCATTTTTAGATGCTGATGATTATTATCTGCCGAATCGTTTCGATGCTGAAAAAGAACTTTTCAAAAACCCAGAAGTGGAAGGCGTGTACGGAGCACTCGGAGTTCATTATTATTCTGCAAAAGCTAAAGAACAGTATTACAAAGTTTTTGGAGACCGCCTGACAACCGTTTATAAAAAACATAGTCCTAAAGAAGTATTTCCGGGACAGATGAATATGAAGGGAAGTTTTGGTCTTTTCAGCATTGATGCTCTTACAATCCGGAAAGATGCTTTATTCAAAAAATTAGATCCTTTTTTTAAAACCCATTTAAGGCTCCATCAGGATACTGAATTTTTGTTCCGCCTTTCTTATTACCTTGATCTCTATCCTGGAATTCTGGATACAGCCGTGGCAGTGAGGGGCGTGCACGAAGACAACAGAATCACAGCAGTCGATACAAAAAAAATAAAACCTTCAACAACGAAAGTATTACTGTGGAGAGAAGTCAACCGCTGGTCTGAGTCTGAAAATACCATTTCTGAAGACATTAAAACTCACATCAGGAGAATGCACCGCAGTTTTGAAATTGCTAATGCACCTGTCATAAAAAAATGGGGAATGATTTTAAAATATCTGATTACAGATTATCCGAGTATCCGTTCAGGATTATATAATATCAATTTCAGGGAGTATTTATTTTAA
- a CDS encoding acyltransferase, translating into MKVGKDVIFVAAPDFGSEPYLIEIGGRTKITANCRFITHDGAMYVIRSMEKYKDARNFGRIKLGKNCFVGNSCTFLPGSQMGDNCILGAGSVLNSSMPDNSVYAGVPAKFICTIEEYGDKALENNVMYPRELEKDRAKLNAYIKEHIPHTYKPIRK; encoded by the coding sequence ATGAAAGTAGGAAAAGATGTAATCTTTGTTGCCGCTCCTGATTTTGGCTCTGAACCTTATTTAATAGAAATTGGCGGCAGAACGAAAATTACAGCCAACTGCCGTTTTATTACTCATGACGGCGCTATGTATGTGATCCGAAGCATGGAAAAATACAAAGACGCAAGAAATTTTGGAAGAATAAAACTTGGTAAAAACTGTTTTGTAGGAAACAGCTGCACATTTCTTCCAGGCTCTCAAATGGGAGACAATTGTATTTTAGGTGCTGGTTCTGTTCTTAATTCTTCAATGCCGGACAATTCTGTATATGCAGGTGTTCCAGCCAAGTTTATCTGTACCATCGAAGAATATGGTGATAAAGCATTAGAAAATAATGTGATGTATCCCCGAGAATTAGAAAAGGACAGAGCAAAATTAAATGCTTACATTAAAGAACACATTCCCCACACCTATAAACCCATTAGAAAATAG
- a CDS encoding glycosyltransferase family 2 protein has protein sequence MDFSILIANYNNGKYFKDCYESIISQEYKDWEVIIVDDCSIDNSVELIRNIIGGDPRFKIYSNPENKGCGYTKRKCLEYASGQYCAFLDPDDALFPNALQDSITFLKKHDKYIATYSTLTLYDENLELIGDFKKIKQIYNEKFFFNTPTQLNAFFSFKREAYLKTEGIDPTLKSAVDQDLYLKLLEHGNAKYLRRRMYKYRQHTQGISQCSSKEKAKASFAKVIFNALKRRNITQIHGKNVPNSYVSPNEIFTLLEYQTHPLYRLKAKILSFFL, from the coding sequence ATGGATTTTTCAATACTTATTGCTAATTATAATAATGGAAAGTATTTTAAAGATTGCTACGAGTCTATTATATCTCAAGAATATAAAGACTGGGAAGTAATTATTGTAGATGATTGTTCAATCGATAACTCAGTTGAATTGATCAGGAATATTATAGGCGGCGACCCAAGATTTAAAATTTACAGTAATCCCGAAAATAAAGGATGCGGATACACCAAGAGAAAATGCTTAGAATATGCATCAGGACAATATTGTGCATTCTTGGATCCAGACGACGCCTTATTTCCTAATGCCCTGCAGGATTCTATTACTTTTTTAAAGAAACATGACAAATATATCGCCACTTACTCTACTCTTACTTTATACGATGAAAATTTAGAGTTAATTGGTGATTTTAAGAAAATTAAGCAGATTTATAACGAAAAGTTTTTTTTTAATACCCCAACTCAGCTTAATGCTTTTTTCAGTTTTAAAAGAGAGGCTTATCTAAAAACTGAAGGAATCGATCCTACTCTAAAAAGTGCCGTAGATCAAGATTTATACTTAAAACTATTAGAGCACGGAAATGCAAAATATTTACGCCGTCGTATGTATAAATACCGCCAGCATACACAGGGTATTTCTCAATGTTCTTCCAAAGAAAAAGCCAAAGCTTCTTTTGCAAAAGTCATTTTTAACGCTTTAAAAAGAAGAAATATTACCCAGATACATGGAAAAAATGTTCCTAACAGCTATGTAAGTCCTAATGAGATTTTTACCCTTTTAGAGTATCAAACCCATCCATTGTATAGATTAAAAGCAAAAATCCTCAGTTTTTTCCTGTAA
- a CDS encoding glycosyltransferase: MSEKKKILIRIGSLRHGGAEKVLVNFLKNLPADKYDIDLLLNLYSGKYLPEVPDWINVLYLNKGEMITTNRPQDIPRKAARVIYQKTLKKFPNLLYKGRLRDKKYDIEFAAIHGMRDEILGSPLKSSKKIVWIHNDLSQVKGYTEDEIRKFFGFDKIMVISEKIEKLFHSLAKNDTEKQKIVKIYNPLDTEEILNKAENPVINYEFDTAVPTFISVGTVFPQKGFDRLLKVHKRLIDEGFQHKILIVGDGYDFENIKKLKTELGVDTTAVMLGFTDNPYPYFNNADYYILSSRYEGFPTVLFEAITLKKKIIATDVSGVQEMLHNGELGLVIENSEEGIYSGMKQALSRPETFTEYSQKLKDYEVPFNLENSVNKIASILDEM; the protein is encoded by the coding sequence ATGTCTGAAAAAAAGAAAATACTTATCCGTATTGGTTCTCTGCGTCATGGCGGCGCCGAAAAAGTTTTAGTCAATTTTCTAAAAAACCTTCCTGCGGACAAATATGATATTGATCTGCTTTTAAATTTATATTCCGGAAAGTATTTACCCGAAGTACCAGACTGGATCAATGTTCTCTATCTTAATAAGGGAGAAATGATTACCACAAACCGTCCTCAGGATATTCCTAGAAAAGCGGCCAGAGTGATTTATCAAAAGACGCTAAAGAAATTTCCCAATCTTCTTTATAAAGGCAGGCTTAGGGACAAAAAATACGATATTGAATTTGCTGCAATTCATGGAATGAGGGATGAAATTCTAGGATCTCCATTAAAAAGTTCAAAAAAGATAGTCTGGATTCATAATGACCTGTCACAGGTAAAAGGCTATACAGAAGATGAGATCAGAAAGTTTTTTGGCTTTGATAAAATAATGGTCATCTCAGAAAAAATCGAAAAGTTATTCCACAGCCTGGCTAAAAATGACACTGAAAAACAGAAAATTGTAAAAATATACAATCCGCTGGATACGGAAGAAATTTTAAATAAAGCTGAAAACCCAGTTATTAACTATGAATTTGACACAGCTGTTCCTACGTTTATTTCTGTAGGCACTGTATTTCCCCAGAAGGGATTCGACAGGCTTTTAAAAGTTCATAAAAGACTTATCGATGAAGGTTTTCAGCATAAAATTCTTATTGTAGGCGACGGTTATGATTTTGAAAATATAAAAAAGCTTAAAACAGAACTTGGTGTTGATACAACTGCAGTGATGCTGGGGTTTACAGATAATCCTTATCCGTATTTCAACAATGCAGATTATTATATTTTAAGTTCAAGATATGAGGGTTTTCCTACTGTTTTATTTGAAGCCATTACTTTAAAGAAAAAAATAATTGCCACAGATGTTTCCGGAGTGCAGGAAATGCTTCATAATGGCGAACTCGGCCTCGTCATAGAAAATTCAGAAGAAGGCATTTATTCTGGAATGAAGCAGGCTTTATCCCGGCCCGAAACTTTTACAGAATATTCACAAAAACTCAAAGATTATGAGGTTCCTTTTAATCTTGAAAATTCAGTTAATAAGATCGCTTCTATTTTAGATGAAATGTAA
- a CDS encoding glycosyltransferase: MKFSILIANYNNGKFFKDCYDSIINQHYQNWEVIILDDHSTDNSIEKIKEIIGSDPRFKLFENDNNYGVGVTKAKLIELSTGDVCGYLDPDDIIKPNAIKSAVQVLEKKKDIVLTHSRLAKCDEKLNILSEFKAAMQIPNGQKNFFNFPIQIAPFVAFRKDVYMKTSKINPELKIAEDQDLYYKMYEMGKVHFINQTDYLYRAHDGGISQNNNKKKSYEYYARAIFEAMQRRNLKKINRRTIPEKYTDPQEIFDLLEYQNKIPFRIKKKFIIILQTIFG; this comes from the coding sequence ATGAAATTCTCTATTCTTATTGCTAATTACAATAATGGAAAATTCTTTAAAGACTGCTATGACTCAATTATTAACCAGCACTATCAAAACTGGGAAGTAATTATCTTAGACGACCACTCTACAGACAATTCCATTGAAAAAATAAAAGAAATAATAGGTTCCGATCCAAGGTTCAAATTATTTGAAAATGATAATAATTACGGTGTAGGAGTAACAAAAGCTAAACTTATTGAACTTTCAACAGGTGATGTCTGCGGCTATCTGGATCCTGATGATATTATAAAACCTAATGCTATAAAAAGTGCTGTTCAGGTATTAGAAAAGAAAAAAGATATTGTCCTTACCCATTCCAGGCTTGCTAAGTGTGATGAAAAATTAAACATTTTATCTGAGTTTAAGGCTGCCATGCAGATTCCGAACGGCCAGAAAAACTTTTTCAATTTCCCTATACAAATTGCCCCTTTTGTAGCATTCCGAAAAGATGTTTATATGAAAACATCCAAGATAAATCCAGAACTCAAAATAGCTGAGGATCAAGACCTGTATTATAAAATGTATGAAATGGGAAAAGTGCACTTTATCAATCAGACAGATTATTTGTACAGGGCACATGACGGGGGCATTTCTCAGAATAACAATAAGAAGAAATCTTATGAATATTATGCTCGCGCTATCTTTGAAGCCATGCAGCGAAGAAATTTAAAGAAAATCAATCGCAGGACTATTCCTGAAAAATATACTGATCCTCAAGAAATCTTTGATTTATTAGAATATCAAAATAAAATTCCTTTCCGTATAAAGAAGAAATTTATTATTATTTTGCAGACTATTTTCGGATAA
- a CDS encoding glycosyltransferase — translation MTDNKKTKVLFRHRSMEMGGVEKVILSILNNLNKEKFEMAVCLNINQGELRDEFPTYVRKVYLTEGREDLSKNALIQKFQLAKRKLRLQKAQKNPTIAEVILNEKYDVEIAPTYAAFASVLNSTNKNSKKIGWFHSDITLPKLQPLVPEILKQIPQFDYFIFGSQQTKDILIETYPDLEIPESQVILNAIPIEELKNKAKVFTPELPKKPVFVSVARLHSRKGFHKLMEAHARLLKDGFDHHIIVIGDGEEKENLKKQAESLGVAGSFELLGSLMNPYPYVKNADFFILPSESEGWPLIIADTLILQKPIISTNVGGIPEMVTHEKTGWLINYEVDDMYDSMKRFMTDEKLISEIKDNLTNIEKQFDNQKIFDAVENIITKLVEK, via the coding sequence ATGACAGACAACAAAAAAACAAAAGTGCTTTTCAGACATCGTTCAATGGAAATGGGCGGTGTAGAAAAAGTTATTTTAAGCATTCTCAACAACCTTAATAAGGAAAAGTTTGAGATGGCTGTATGTTTAAATATTAATCAGGGAGAGCTTCGTGATGAATTCCCCACCTACGTAAGAAAAGTGTACCTTACTGAAGGCAGAGAGGATCTTTCTAAAAACGCTCTGATCCAGAAATTTCAATTAGCAAAAAGAAAATTAAGGCTTCAGAAAGCACAAAAAAATCCAACAATTGCTGAGGTTATTTTAAATGAAAAATATGATGTGGAAATTGCTCCGACTTATGCCGCGTTTGCATCTGTTTTAAATTCTACTAATAAAAATTCAAAGAAAATCGGGTGGTTCCATTCCGACATCACCCTGCCAAAGCTTCAGCCTTTAGTTCCTGAAATTTTAAAACAAATTCCTCAATTTGATTACTTTATTTTCGGCTCCCAGCAGACAAAAGATATTTTAATTGAAACGTATCCCGATCTTGAAATTCCGGAAAGTCAAGTTATTTTAAACGCGATTCCTATTGAAGAATTAAAAAATAAAGCTAAAGTTTTCACCCCCGAACTTCCCAAAAAACCAGTATTTGTATCTGTTGCAAGACTCCACAGCAGAAAAGGCTTTCATAAACTAATGGAAGCACATGCAAGGTTATTAAAAGATGGATTTGACCATCATATCATTGTGATTGGAGACGGCGAAGAAAAAGAAAACTTGAAAAAACAGGCTGAAAGCCTTGGTGTGGCCGGCAGTTTTGAATTGTTAGGTTCCTTAATGAATCCTTATCCTTATGTAAAAAATGCAGATTTTTTTATTCTTCCGTCAGAATCTGAAGGCTGGCCGCTAATCATTGCTGATACTTTGATTCTGCAGAAGCCTATTATCTCTACCAATGTAGGTGGAATTCCTGAAATGGTCACTCATGAAAAAACAGGCTGGCTCATCAATTATGAAGTGGACGATATGTATGATTCAATGAAAAGGTTCATGACTGATGAAAAGCTGATCTCTGAAATAAAAGATAATTTAACAAATATTGAAAAACAATTCGATAATCAGAAAATATTTGATGCTGTTGAAAATATCATTACTAAATTAGTGGAAAAATAG